A DNA window from Brassica napus cultivar Da-Ae chromosome C1, Da-Ae, whole genome shotgun sequence contains the following coding sequences:
- the LOC106346561 gene encoding acyl carrier protein 4, chloroplastic-like → MASLSATSLSFKAPSTQSTRISQVLRKASTFQSISFGRFQSSKSLRLQISCAAKPETVQKVSDIVKEQLALSADTALTAESKFSALGADSLDTVEIVMALEEKFNISVEEADAQNITTIQEAADLIEDLVQKKPAA, encoded by the exons ATGGCTTCCTTGTCAGCCACTTCTCTAAGCTTCAAAGCTCCCTCCACACAATCAACCAGAATCTCTCAG GTGTTAAGGAAAGCCTCGACTTTTCAGTCTATCTCCTTTGGTCGTTTCCAGTCTTCGAAGAGCCTTCGTCTTCAAATCAGTTGTGCA GCAAAACCAGAGACAGTACAGAAAGTTAGTGACATTGTGAAGGAACAGTTAGCTTTATCCGCTGACACTGCGCTCACTGCTGAGTCCAAATTCTCTGCTCTTGGCGCAGATTCTCTTGACACG GTGGAGATAGTGATGGCATTGGAGGAAAAGTTTAACATAAGCGTGGAGGAAGCTGATGCTCAGAACATTACGACGATTCAAGAGGCGGCTGATTTGATTGAGGATCTTGTTCAGAAGAAACCTGCGGCCTAA
- the LOC106351279 gene encoding CASP-like protein 1F1: MGDNGGKRTPSMNLAVQVSMRVLAIGTALASMGLMITNHEVASVYGIAFEAKYSDSSAFRYLVYADIAISALTLFTLVWACLAVRKRGLVFVLFFFDLLATLTAMSAFSAATSEGYIGKYGNTHAGWLPICGYVHGYCNRGTLSLAFSFASFLLLFILTVLTASAARHH, from the exons ATGGGAGACAATGGAGGGAAAAGAACGCCGTCAATGAATCTTGCGGTTCAAGTGTCGATGAGAGTGTTAGCCATTGGCACCGCATTGGCCTCCATGGGGCTCATGATTACTAACCATGAAGTTGCCTCTGTTTATGGCATTGCTTTTGAGGCTAAATACAGCGACTCATCAGCCTTTAG GTATTTGGTGTACGCGGATATAGCTATCTCCGCCTTGACATTGTTCACGCTCGTATGGGCTTGTTTAGCTGTCCGTAAACGTGGACTTGTTTTTGTACTCTTCTTTTTTGATTTG CTTGCGACGTTGACGGCGATGTCGGCTTTCTCTGCGGCCACATCGGAGGGATACATTGGAAAGTACGGTAACACACACGCCGGTTGGCTTCCGATCTGCGGTTATGTACATGGTTACTGCAATCGTGGGACTCTCTCACTCGCTTTTTCCTTTGCCTCTTTTCTCCTCTTGTTCATCCTTACTGTCCTAACTGCCTCCGCTGCTCGTCATCACTGA